Part of the Triticum urartu cultivar G1812 chromosome 2, Tu2.1, whole genome shotgun sequence genome, TGTGATAATTATCTAAAGCCTTCCTTAATTGTGTGACATCATGGAAACACAAGTCCAATGCGAACTGTTCATGTGCACTGCTCTTGCTCTCATTATAGTACGTTCTCTTCTTCActggcattgctatgatcttccTCTTTCTCACTGCTATTTCTAATTCCAACACACTCCATCATCGTTGTCTAAATTTATTATCTCTTTATTGTCCGCTCCATCACCAGCGACGGGATGGTTGCCGTTGTTGCCGCCTGTTGTTCCTGTGCGGAAGCTCTGTGCGAGGTCGTTCCTCTGCTCGAACCACTCTGTATGagatttttttttttgagaaaactCTGTACGAGATGGTCATGTCTTGTTTGATCCACATGGGCTTTCAGCCCAACTTTTTTAGTAGCCTTCCAACCCACTTGTTTAACTGTTTTTTTTTTGTTACTCTGGTCTTTTCACTTCTTGGTCTAATATGTAGCTGATGTGGCCGGTTTCTATTGCCACGCGGGCACTTACAAGCAGGACCCATGTGTCTGTAATTATGTTAATATGAAACCCGTATAGTAGGTGTTTTGCACAACAGTAGCCCCAATAAGTGATGGTTTGTGCAATTCCATTTGTCTTTCCTCGTGGGTAAGGCAAACAATCAAAGTCCAAAATAAGATGTCGTAAATTATCAAATCCAATGTAAGCAGTGGCAAATTATCAAAGTGCGAAGTAGTAAGGGCAACCCTAAACAAAACTTCACTACCGTCACCCGCACGGATCATCAAACCATGGCATTTAACGAGCTTAAAATCCTAGGCAAAACATGTTACTAGCATACTTTTGAACCGAGACTTCCCAGCCGTAACTTTCAGTTGCTGTTAAGAATAATAACCCAGTGTTATTAGGGGATAAATCCCCGCTGTCCCGCATGTGTAATCCCACGAGTCCATCAATAAAGATAACTGATTGAATCATTTGCTCTAACCCATCTCTCGTTTACATTTATAACAGCTGCAAAAAGACTTCAAATGGTGCAATTAGAGCAGAGGGTAAGGAAGCTCAAACTCGAGTCAGGTGCGGTAATAGCCCTGTAGCACAGCTTAGGAGAGTCAGATAATACAAATTTGTGAAAAGACGCAGAGCACTATATCATCACTGGAGTTACAGATACCGTGTGACCGTCAACAAGGACTGGACTTGTACAGCTCACAACAATAATATACAGAAAAagcatcatcaacaactctgCACCTAGCAACAACTGCAGAACCAAGCAATCCACTAGCTATTTGACTGTATAGAGCACCTAGTGCAAGAAAAGAAAAACAGCCTCCTTATCTACTAAAAGGTGATGGTTCGTTGGGTCATCTCTGCACAAACTTTATATATCCAGGGCAGAGTGCGCGGAAACGCTAGCTTACAGGCTCCGTCATTAACTTGAGCAACTAGTCCTGCCATCATATGGCACACGATTTATTCAAGCCAGCAATTTCACTTTCAGCCACTTGCTTGGTGGTATTGCATGGCAGGACGTCGCTCCCGCTTCTCACAACTGTCTAGTTGTAGATCTTTACAGGCCTCTCAAATGAATGGCGGTTCTGCGCACAACATATGAAATTAGCAAAATTCCAGACAACACACCTGACATTATTGGCACAAGTTGCAACAATGTGCAGCAAGTACCTGGTTAGCACTATGTGCCTTTCTTGGCGCTGTGTCCGGGTGCTCCAGTCCAAGATACTGCTCCCAAGCTCCATACATGTTTCTCTAAACAAGTTTATACAATTGAAATCAAATTAAGCGCTACAAAAGCTGCTTCATCAAGTAGATAACTAGCATCATAGTACCTGAAATCTCGTAGCTACAGTGTCAGAATCTTCAAAATAGTCTGGGCGACCAAGGGATATGTACGCAAATTTCCACTGTTCAAATAGAACATGTGTTAGCATCGGACAAGTACATTTTAACCAATGTTTGCACTAGGTGTCAGCTCCACATACAAAATGCAAGATAAACACGCCTCGAAGAAATAAAAAGATAGTATGTATCATGTTTAAAGCAGCCCAACAGCTTCAAATGGACAAAGCCTAATTTTCTAGAGATTACTGCCAAGCTTAGACCAATGCAGTTGATTAATTATATGCATTGTGGATGATGTGTCATGCAGATAAGCAACTCATGTCCTAGCCCACCGCTATCTTCCAATAAGTATTAATActtcctccgtcccaaaataagtgtctcaattttgtactaactttagtacaaagttgtactaaggttaagacacttattttgggacggaagGAGTACCTTTCCAATTAGGTTAACACCAATTTAGAGAAGCATAATTTAGTTACTTATTTTAGATTGTTAGGCTTCGAAACACAGAGGACCACTTTGATGAAATTAAGAACCTCCACTATATCCCCCATCACCTAAGCATTCATGAACCAAGGTTTGTGACAGTATGTGTCGGAATATTTAAAGTTCCACATCGAAATATATAGGCGATAAGCCGCTAACGAAAAACCTaccagaaaaaagaaaaagcttATGCTTTTCATAATCATTTTATGAGCGCCAACCAAAGTTTGATAGCTAACTGTGTTTCTTAAGCCCCGAGTGAGACCTTGGGCTATAAATGCCAACTCAGATATTTGATGTTTGACTGGTGTTAAATATTCTAACTAGTAAGCATACACATATCTCAATAACATCACATCTAACGAAGATTGGGCGGCGGACACGGATGCACTATGCCGCTAtagcaaaaaaaataaaaccacATATTTATATACATCGCAATATATGCTGCAGAAACCATGGAAAAATCCTCATTACCTTGGAGAAATCCTCATCTGAGACCTTAAGCTTTTTCTGTAAACGTTCTTTAATAGAAGATAAGGTCTCATCCTCACGAATAACCATAAAGAAAGGTTCTCCAAAATTCTGAACTTGCTGTGGAAATCAGGATAAATATCAAGCATGTGGTTAACTAGAGATCCAAATATGCTATCAGAAGCAGACCAAGGAAATCTTGCTTAGTAATAATTGCCTTGCCCCCAATTCCATCATTTATGCTGGATGGTGGGCAGAACACAACAATGTCAAATATTGGAGTATTAGAGACACAGCTAAAGCATTTCTTTCAGTGAATGACAAAGTAACTTAAAATCAAATGTGGTACAGTGACTAAAAGTTCGTCCAACTGCATTTGAGGAACTACTCACAACCAGGCTGTATTTTTTGTGTTTTACAGAACACAACCAAATGCATAGATCGAGTAACTGAGGGCAAGCATTAGCCAAACTTCATTACCGTTTGGTTTTGAGTGTCTTTGGTAAAATGGTATACATGAATCAAGCGATCAAAAGGACCAAGGTTTTTCTCCTCCTCCGGTACCTACAAAGAAAAGATAACATCATCCGTTGAACGGGTGGTGTGTGCATGTGTTGGGGTGGGGGGGCTCTGGTTTTGTTAAGCATGGCATATCATCACATACCTCCTCTGCACGCAGTGTCCAGTACTGATCGTTGATGTTTTCTATTTTTTCACTGGGTGCAAAAATCTGCAGCAAATACATGGTAAATAACACTTGTCTACTGTGTGGAACTAAATGCAACTAAGAGGTGTTAAACTAGCATGTACCACCTTGTATATCTTGTGGTAGAAAACTTCAAGTAATCGAAGTTCAGCATCAGGATGAGATAGGTCAACCTGATTGACAATGACAGAAGGATGCATAGAACATGAGCTGGCATCATATAAGCAATAAAGCAATCTAGTACATGCCATACAGACCATAAGATAAGGATACTACAGTTTACCTTTGATTTGATATCACTTAGAACATCACCAACCGTGCTATTTTTTGGCAATCTTATACTGTGAACAGACACCTGGTAAAATACATTTGAGACTACTGGACAAAATCAATCTACTACAAAACTTTAAAAGTTTCAACCAAATAACCTCATCCTTGGTGGCATGATGATATGTAACTTTCAATGTCTTCAATGCTTGTAGTTCTGGCAGGGGTATATCCAATACTTCATAGTACAGAATATCAGAAGTCTGATGCATGAAAAGTCATTAGATATGTTACTCTTCACTTTAGTTGTTATTAAGCAACTAATGATCATGTAATGATTAGTTTGTCACAAACCTGATTGTAGTGAATCAGCATATCTAGCAAACGTTCAACGCCTCTGTACTTAATGGGTTGAGGCTTAGGCTGTTGAGAGTAACAATTATGTGATGTAAGACGAATTTTTGATGGGTCATCAACACCAAGCTGTTGAGCGACTTTTTCTACAACTTCATCATACGTGAAAATCTTTGACCTATACAGGAAGGGTGAAGAGAAGGAAGTCAGTAACGATGCAGAATACCAAGATTTGTTTATCACAATATGTCCAAATGTTTACATCTCTAGGCAAAAATCATCCTCCTTGGGCTTCTCCAACGACCGGAAGTGGACAACCTAAACAATGATAACAGCAGTTAATCGTATATAAAAATTGTACAATATATATGATGTTCATAAACATACACATGCAATATGAGAGCGCAGTCCTAGAGAGATGGTAAAATGAATTTGGGAAATAAGATAGCAAACAAAACTAGATACAATCACAAAAATCGTGTGTAACTGTTCTTTTTCTTAAAAAATGTTGGAAACACTAGTAATCtgctccctccgtccgaaaaagcttgtccctcaaatggatgtatgtagttagtgctagatacatccatttgagggacaagcttttttggacggagggagtacaaggcAAGAAAATGTCACAGCAAGGAAAATGTGTGTAAATATCAGATAATATAAGATTCTGAACTAGCAAGTGGAGTGTTCTTTGGCACCTGTCTGTTACGTATATACACCAGAAACGATGGGACATCAGGGTATCTAAACTGGTCAGCAGTATCTGGTTTTGGGGATTTTTGAAAACAAACAATATCACCATCTTCCAGCTGTGAACACAAAAATAATTTCAGATATGACAATATCAGAGAAACAAGAACGATATCAGTTCAAAATATAGAACTATAGACATCGGATTTACCTGGCAAGAGCGAAATATAATCCTATTATCAATGTATTCACACATCACATTTGGCTCGAACTTAATTTCCTAAAATTGGTGGAAGATGTAAGATACTGAACCAAAATATTATGCTTATCACATATGCATCAGGCTAATTAAGCTTCAAGACTCATTACCCTCGTAAAGTTCACAAAGAGCCTACCAACATACCTCGTAAAGTTCGACATCATCATCTTGCAAAAAACCAGCCATTTTTCTCAATTTTGGCAGAATATCCTGTGGTCTTCCTGAAGCCTTCACAAAGAGCCTACCAACATACCTGAAGAAAGCATTCATCAGACAAGTAAGACTCTAGTCTAATCACAAATGAGCAATGATGCAGAAGGTTAGAAAGTATGAGAAGTACCGCAGCTGTTCCTTTTCAGGATCATAGAGTTTGAAGAAAAGCAAAATATCATCCCTGGTCTTGTCTGGTAGAGCAAGAGGTTTTAGGTCCTGCATTGCCCATAAAAATTGCAAACAAATTTATTTTAGTTGGAAGTAAATGACAATATCAATACTGCACCGAAACAGACGGGGAAGGTGTGCGCTATTACCAGCCCAAGTTCAACTTCCAAGAACAACTTCAGTTCTGCGTTGTGGGCCTTGTTTGCTGCTTCCTTTAATTGCCCAACCTACATAAAATGTTTACCCTTAAGAGTTAAGTGTGTTTGCCCATATGCATAAAGAGAATACAAATGCTGAAAGAAAGACAAGGAAGTATTATTTTCACAAGAGATCACACCAATAATTAAATCGGGCTAGATCTAGTTTGACTGCGACTTAAAAAGAGAAGAAAACATAGGAGACCCTGGCCGTCATTAGAATCAAGTAAATTCTGTCGACAGTTGAATGAACAGGAAAGTTTTGACTGCAAAAAGAGAATGCTTTACATAGTGGTTGCACATAAGATGATACTAATGGGTGACATGCAATCAAGTGGAAGAATCGGAGCAGGCGCAACTTGTCCGATAAGAAGTATGTGCAACTAGTAATGTGGTATTTTCTACTGGTCAAATCTTTTTATTTACAGGTTATATCTTTTATACTTCTTCTATCTTACAGACAATAAATTACTGCTAGTCTACTGGAGTGCACAACCATAGACAATTCAACAGAAACTTGCTTAGACGAGTGGTGGCATTCAATACCCAATATTGATTACTAATCAATTAAAAACAAATAATTAACATCCAAAAGAACTACCGCATCGTAATACAAACAGATTTCAGTTATGAACACCATAAGTTATCACAAAATTACTAGTTTCTGAAGACAGAGTAATCAACCAAGAAACCACAGGATACCAAAACCGTAACATAAAGTATGTGTATGTTCCATTCAGCCCTTGCAAATACTCAAGGAGAACTAGAGACAAGAAAATCATTATCCAATGCAATGTAATGGAAGCATCTTACAGTTAGTGCTTCTTCTTGAGGAGTCAACGGTCGATTGGGTCGGTAGGTATGGTTTTGCCGCTTGGCCCACAACCAAAATCGTTGAAACTGCGTAGGGATGCCCAATTCTTTTGCTACCTCCTCCTGTAAAGCACTTCACAGATGACTGATCAACATGGAAACCATGAAATTCTACTCTTATTGGCGCTAAGTTTGGTATTCCAAAATAACAGTGCACATAAGCTGTAGCAAGCAAGACATTCCTCCTTGATATCATACTGGTAAATTAGAAATCCTATCAATGATTCACAACTGTAGGCTACACCTCCAGAATGTTAAGAAACACATAAATGTGCTACTTAAAACCAAAGTATTATTGCACCATTTTAGGCTTACTATTTTTGAAGAACAAACAGCAACTAGTCCATCTGAGATAGGCATCAAAGTGTTATTTTTACCAAAAAGTGTCATGTAACAAGATAGGGCCACTCAAGCCTTTGAATCATCGGTTTTGGTTTATGGATACAACCAGTAATAAGCAACAGCCTGATTCGATTCCTACAGCTGGAATAAGCCAAAAGCAGCATCACAGCAAACATAGTCTTGCCCCATGTAATTACCTTGAATTGAGTAAAAGGCATCTGCTTTTGAATACGAAAGCTCGGGACTTTATCATGATCAACAAGATCAAAATATATATCTTTCCCTATCTGAGCAGTCAAATCGTCATCCCTAGCAACCTATACAGGAAGAGAACATGTGAGAAAACTAAGTGAAAATAACACAAAGCTGCTTAAAACAGTTGATGTTTTCTACGCCCAGCAGGTTGACTCAAATACCTTAATGATGGTATATAGGTGGGCCTCAGCTTTCTCCTTTTTCCGGCGCTCCTTCTCTTCACGGTCCTTTTCCAGTCTAATCTGGGAGCACACGGAAATATAAGACTACTAAAATAGAAGCTCTGAATAGACAGATATCTTAGGAGACAGCTTACTCGAAGGTGCTCAGCTATGTCCTTCTCATCCACATTACAAATTATTTTGTCCTTGTCGCTTTCACGAATGTATACAAGCATGTATGCGTTCGAATATTTGGTAAACTTGAACGGAGTGTTGTTTAAGCCAGGATTAGTCTGGGGTAGCTGCAAAAATGTAGGTACGATTAATTAGCCCAACATTCAGACACCAAATAAAGGTATTGTACCCATGAGGAATTGTAACGAACCTCCTCCTCACCACCATATTGCTCTTCCAATGCCCTCTTTGCATCTTCTTTTGTTACACGCTCATCATCGAACTTGAACCTGGAAATTGTTGCTCAGCGGGTAACTAAATTAAACATGAACACAACAACTAGCCAACAAGATCAGATTATGTTTCGAAAAGCAAAGGTGGCCATCATGCATGCCAACAACTACTTACAATGGATACATTTGGTTTAAGATACAAATAAATTTCTAGAGTAGATGAGCAAAAATAATCAAACGTAAGGTGTCGCTCTGGGCCAAGGCGG contains:
- the LOC125537141 gene encoding ubiquitin C-terminal hydrolase 12-like yields the protein MTISTPPPAPAEPQPQQEEEEVLVPHQELPNGTQPMEVVPAEPAATVENQPTEDTPISRFTWTIDNLSRVNTKKLYSETFVVGGYKWRVLIFPRGNNVEFLSMYLDVADSAVLPYGWTRYAQFSLSVVNQIHNKFTIRKETQHQFSARESDWGFTSFMPLSELYNPSRGYLVNDTCVIEAEVAVCKVVDYWSYDSKKETGYVGLKNQGATCYMNSLLQTLYHIPYFRKAVYHMPTTENDMPSGSIPLALQSLFYKLQYNDSSVSTKELTKSFGWDMHDSFMQHDVQELNRVLSEKLEDKMKGTVVEGTIQQLFEGHHMNYIECINVDFKSTRKESFYDLQLDVKGCQDVYASFDKYVEVERLEGDNKYHAEQHGLQDAKKGVLFIDFPPVLQLQLKRFEYDFMRDTMVKINDRYEFPLQLDLDRDDGKYLSPDADRNVRNLYTLHSVLVHSGGVHGGHYYAFIRPTLSDQWFKFDDERVTKEDAKRALEEQYGGEEELPQTNPGLNNTPFKFTKYSNAYMLVYIRESDKDKIICNVDEKDIAEHLRIRLEKDREEKERRKKEKAEAHLYTIIKVARDDDLTAQIGKDIYFDLVDHDKVPSFRIQKQMPFTQFKEEVAKELGIPTQFQRFWLWAKRQNHTYRPNRPLTPQEEALTVGQLKEAANKAHNAELKLFLEVELGLDLKPLALPDKTRDDILLFFKLYDPEKEQLRYVGRLFVKASGRPQDILPKLRKMAGFLQDDDVELYEEIKFEPNVMCEYIDNRIIFRSCQLEDGDIVCFQKSPKPDTADQFRYPDVPSFLVYIRNRQVVHFRSLEKPKEDDFCLEMSKIFTYDEVVEKVAQQLGVDDPSKIRLTSHNCYSQQPKPQPIKYRGVERLLDMLIHYNQTSDILYYEVLDIPLPELQALKTLKVTYHHATKDEVSVHSIRLPKNSTVGDVLSDIKSKVDLSHPDAELRLLEVFYHKIYKIFAPSEKIENINDQYWTLRAEEVPEEEKNLGPFDRLIHVYHFTKDTQNQTQVQNFGEPFFMVIREDETLSSIKERLQKKLKVSDEDFSKWKFAYISLGRPDYFEDSDTVATRFQRNMYGAWEQYLGLEHPDTAPRKAHSANQNRHSFERPVKIYN